DNA sequence from the Nesterenkonia lutea genome:
AAGTCCTTGGCAGTGAATCGGCCCCCGGTGAGCTCACGGACGTAGGCGTTGACCTGCTGGGGGGACACGGCCACGCGTCGTCGTCCCTCGTGCCAGGCCAGCAGCGGAGAGCGCGGTCCGGCTGCGGCGAGCCCCGTGATGGCCCGCGCCAGTTCCTGATCCTCGATCTCGATGGTCTGCCGCCTGCCGGACTTGCCCGGAAAGGTGAACGAGATCCTGGACCCCTCCACGCTCACGTGGCGGCACTGCAGAGTGGTGAGCCCGCGGCTGCCCGTGCGCGCCAGATGTCGTGTGGAGCCCACGCGCAGCGCCGAGACGTCCAGCAGGCGGAACGAGGTCGCCAGCACCAGCTCTCGGTCCATGGCCCCCGCACGCAGCGCCCTCGTGACCCGGGCGCGCGCCCTGGGGAGGGCCGCGGCGAGCGTCAGCGCCTTGGCATGCTTGCCGCGATCCCGGCGGGAGGTCCACCCTGCGTGGTAGAGGTACTGCCGCCGACCTGCCTGATCGGTCCCGACAGCCTGGACGTGCCCGTTCGGCTGGGAACAGATCCACACCTCGGTCCATGCGGGAGGAATCACGAGGGACTCGATTCGCTCCAGATCTGCTGCGCCGACGGGATGACCCGCGTCTGTCCTGTAGGTGAAGTCGGATCCATCCCGGATCCGCTGGATCCCCGGTTCACGGCCGGGGCGCACCCGCTTCACGCGTGGCATGCCGGGTCCTCCTTCGTGGGTCGCTAGATGCCGCACCCAGCAGCTAGGCAGTCATTTCAGCGCAGAATCCTGAGTGCGACCCCGAAGCTCAGAGCCGGGAGAGCAGGGCGGGGGCGAGCCGGATGCTGCCCACCTGCTCGCCCCCAGCTCCGCCGGTGATCGGCTTCACGATCTTGCGCAGCACGTCTCCGAGCGCGTCCAGCTCGATCACGCCTCGGGCCGCCAGCAGGCTCAGCGCGACCAGGTTCGTGGCGCGGGAGGACCCGTCGAGCACCTTGACCGCGGCCGCGGTGCCGTCCGGAGCGGCGACCACCAGGACGCCTTCGGCACCCAGCTTCGCGGTC
Encoded proteins:
- a CDS encoding DNA topoisomerase IB, coding for MPRVKRVRPGREPGIQRIRDGSDFTYRTDAGHPVGAADLERIESLVIPPAWTEVWICSQPNGHVQAVGTDQAGRRQYLYHAGWTSRRDRGKHAKALTLAAALPRARARVTRALRAGAMDRELVLATSFRLLDVSALRVGSTRHLARTGSRGLTTLQCRHVSVEGSRISFTFPGKSGRRQTIEIEDQELARAITGLAAAGPRSPLLAWHEGRRRVAVSPQQVNAYVRELTGGRFTAKDFRTLRGTIIAAQKLADIGAASTRRERDRAEREAAAAVAQQLGNTPAVARGSYIDPRVFTRYRQGEVLDTTRAPESALRSLLLKK